In Agrobacterium sp. RAC06, a single window of DNA contains:
- a CDS encoding SulP family inorganic anion transporter — MRPRMARLTGLIAPLLFAVIAGIDGLGTSIAFAALIFTGSVSTGFGMGVGAILMSSVLLTLVIALGSRYPTSIGQVRKPNVAILAAAIAAALASPSLMDAPEDVRIMTAFAVLGASAVATGLVFVLSGAFGFGKLVRFMPFSVTAGFLAGSGCLMIQGAVNMLVAGYPVIDLFTTVDGRQAIANLHIALIFAFILNFALRRSSSPLVAPGIMLAAAVLFYLMLIGLGVDAETARSFHWLPALPAEAGLELPSPIAIFTHADWSAVIHAAPAIASVVLLSMVGLLLNTSGQEVATRREIDADSELRTTGFANLLVGGFGGAPGFSSMSMTMLATRMGGVSRLPGLATTLVLVLMLPFAGQLAGAMPTFVAAGLMITLGYDMAEEWLWGARRQLPRNEWLVILTIPFCMLVFGFLTGMMIGLALAILSFVYNYARLSVIRSDTSLHARRSSTDRPPVETSHLDAVGDQVQVLELQEYLFFGTAEQVVAAVRRRLQDQHRPTLRHAIVDFRRVSGMDAAAAAAFVKIRNLLAEAGAELLLSGLSSESQATLRRNGLGEPHGPALRLEPDLDHAIEYCEQNLLQDIAREETWQDIEDYFAQTIGPSARLRDLVASMEEIRLQPGDRFIRAGEPGEDLFLLWTGRAKVEAVLANGKRLRLRTVKPGVVLGEIAIYRGGARTADVVAEVPSTVYRLARRQLRYLEQADPELALLVHRLCATTLAERLTIANRVVQSLHE, encoded by the coding sequence ATGCGGCCTCGCATGGCGAGGCTCACCGGTCTCATTGCGCCGCTGCTGTTCGCGGTGATTGCCGGCATCGATGGCCTCGGTACAAGTATCGCCTTTGCCGCCCTCATCTTCACCGGCTCCGTTTCCACCGGCTTCGGCATGGGCGTCGGCGCAATCCTGATGTCCAGCGTCCTGCTCACGCTCGTCATCGCGCTCGGCAGTCGTTACCCGACGAGCATCGGCCAGGTGCGCAAGCCGAATGTCGCTATTCTGGCTGCCGCGATTGCAGCCGCACTGGCCTCTCCCTCGTTGATGGATGCGCCGGAAGATGTGCGCATCATGACCGCCTTCGCCGTCCTCGGCGCCAGTGCGGTCGCAACCGGTCTCGTCTTCGTGCTGTCGGGCGCATTCGGCTTCGGCAAGCTCGTCCGTTTCATGCCCTTCTCGGTCACTGCCGGGTTCCTGGCGGGGTCCGGATGCCTGATGATTCAGGGGGCCGTAAACATGCTTGTCGCGGGGTATCCGGTCATCGACTTGTTCACGACGGTGGATGGCCGTCAGGCGATCGCAAATCTGCACATTGCCCTGATCTTCGCTTTCATTTTAAACTTTGCGCTTCGCCGCTCTTCGAGCCCGCTGGTCGCCCCCGGCATCATGCTGGCGGCTGCAGTCCTCTTTTACCTGATGCTAATCGGCCTCGGCGTGGACGCTGAAACAGCGCGGAGCTTCCACTGGCTGCCCGCCCTGCCGGCTGAGGCCGGCCTCGAACTGCCGTCGCCCATCGCCATCTTCACGCATGCCGATTGGTCTGCCGTTATTCACGCAGCGCCCGCCATCGCTTCCGTCGTGCTTCTCAGTATGGTCGGGCTTCTTCTGAACACGAGTGGCCAGGAGGTCGCCACGCGACGCGAGATCGACGCCGATAGCGAATTGCGCACCACCGGGTTCGCCAATCTCTTGGTTGGCGGCTTCGGCGGCGCGCCGGGGTTCAGCAGCATGAGCATGACAATGCTTGCGACCCGCATGGGCGGTGTAAGCCGCCTTCCAGGCTTAGCAACCACGCTGGTACTGGTCTTGATGCTGCCCTTTGCCGGACAACTCGCCGGTGCCATGCCTACCTTCGTGGCTGCCGGCCTTATGATCACACTGGGCTATGACATGGCGGAGGAATGGCTCTGGGGAGCGCGCCGCCAACTTCCGCGCAACGAATGGCTGGTTATTCTCACCATTCCCTTCTGCATGCTGGTCTTCGGCTTCCTGACCGGCATGATGATAGGCCTTGCGCTCGCCATCCTGTCCTTCGTCTACAACTATGCGCGATTGTCGGTCATCCGCAGCGACACGTCCCTGCATGCTCGCCGCAGCAGCACGGATCGCCCGCCCGTCGAGACAAGCCATCTGGATGCGGTTGGTGATCAGGTCCAGGTGCTGGAGCTCCAGGAGTATCTGTTCTTCGGGACGGCGGAACAGGTGGTCGCGGCTGTGCGCCGGCGTTTGCAGGACCAGCATCGTCCCACGCTGCGCCATGCAATCGTCGACTTCCGCCGCGTCAGCGGCATGGACGCTGCGGCAGCCGCTGCTTTCGTCAAGATCCGCAACCTCTTGGCAGAAGCTGGCGCTGAATTGCTCCTCAGTGGTCTGTCATCCGAGAGCCAGGCTACGCTCCGCCGCAATGGTCTCGGCGAGCCACATGGCCCAGCCCTCCGTCTCGAGCCCGATCTTGATCATGCCATCGAATATTGCGAGCAAAATCTACTGCAAGACATCGCCCGCGAAGAGACCTGGCAGGATATCGAGGATTACTTTGCCCAGACCATTGGTCCGAGCGCACGGCTGAGGGACCTGGTCGCCTCGATGGAGGAAATCCGCCTCCAGCCAGGCGACCGCTTCATCCGGGCGGGGGAACCGGGGGAGGATCTCTTCCTGCTCTGGACCGGCCGCGCCAAGGTCGAGGCCGTGCTCGCCAACGGCAAGCGCCTGCGTTTGAGAACCGTCAAGCCCGGCGTCGTGCTCGGCGAGATCGCCATCTATCGCGGTGGCGCGCGCACGGCCGATGTCGTGGCGGAGGTGCCCTCGACCGTTTATCGCCTCGCCCGGCGCCAGCTGCGTTACCTCGAGCAGGCTGACCCCGAGCTCGCGCTTCTCGTCCACCGCCTCTGCGCAACCACGCTCGCCGAGCGGCTCACCATTGCCAACCGCGTGGTGCAGTCGCTGCACGAGTAA
- a CDS encoding FecR domain-containing protein, with product MKPNTRHALLAASAALFVVVAFPVSAETDVAGVTAAVNPDASTIDRAGKTRLISLGDPVIRNHRIETSGAGLVQILLADGTSFTVGPNSSVVIDSFVYDPEKNTAALAATMSKGALRFIGGKASKASGNVTIKTPIGTAGIRGAVVDINLSGQTSDDQPLPPHMTLVYGKEVQLTGNGAPQRLFKQGFSIVAGDGQPRVQRTPPQWVSGLQQVLAGRPGQSGGASNAPTEQTVASSPVAESNSAQLPSDNAIPVPTPRPIVTTPVEEVASASQRDVGTRPQVPGSNDNGNGGGGTDNAETAVSVLSPKENSGGIGSSGPRLTASRGTLTRNADGTLSGTDGDNNSFTLPALSATSVFTERNVSAAVNGTAVSGTAYTGSGGFFTYMLTAGNDDPKAFYVIGGTPADARVTLSTGEILSYVLEPDLLAALTNGSGTTIPFTGSFDAGSDAAVVSDLLISGVSDTSDGVIGRALQASLVISGTGAGQQSAINVFSGSVESLSGGGYGLVASTAGSIRTNAIELAENSQGQAGSIGSTAGKDHFLGSNGEYLVIGSGSIGATEFGDPAPAFQGYEQVHVASRDDTATVSGSRTFSGNVDGFSSAVIRQWGSNNLTRGSFSLNFDNAAGTFTGGISTGGGSYFAEFYGEADRSYLSDQVIAGTNSKDGAYMVSSAVVPAKIFNNSTSSTICNACEFMTWGWWGRNVYGEVNYTVHLGNWIIGKQPENSALPTSGTATYNGNAVGTVVNGSAQYIATGTMTSTMDFGARSGTVSVSNYDSKSFSAGVNFGSGAATFSGNVTSGVASGSVTGAFAANGTDPVKGIMGNFTVTDGSWESTGIFAGSTTGVVP from the coding sequence ATGAAGCCAAACACCCGTCATGCCCTGCTGGCCGCATCCGCGGCACTCTTCGTTGTCGTGGCGTTTCCCGTCAGCGCAGAGACCGATGTCGCTGGCGTCACCGCGGCGGTCAATCCCGATGCAAGCACCATCGACCGCGCTGGCAAGACGCGCCTGATCTCGCTCGGCGACCCCGTGATCCGCAATCACCGCATCGAGACGAGTGGTGCCGGCCTTGTGCAGATCCTGCTGGCCGACGGCACCTCGTTCACGGTCGGTCCGAACTCGTCCGTGGTGATCGACAGCTTCGTCTATGATCCGGAGAAGAACACGGCTGCGCTGGCGGCGACCATGAGCAAGGGGGCGCTGCGCTTCATCGGCGGCAAGGCATCGAAGGCGAGCGGCAATGTAACGATCAAGACGCCGATCGGTACGGCCGGCATCCGTGGCGCGGTGGTCGACATCAACCTCAGCGGCCAGACGTCCGACGACCAGCCCCTGCCACCGCACATGACGCTGGTCTATGGCAAGGAAGTGCAGCTCACCGGCAATGGCGCGCCGCAGCGGCTGTTCAAACAGGGCTTCTCCATCGTTGCCGGCGACGGACAGCCGCGCGTCCAGCGCACCCCGCCGCAATGGGTGAGCGGGCTGCAGCAGGTGCTCGCCGGCCGGCCTGGCCAGAGCGGTGGCGCGAGCAATGCGCCGACGGAGCAGACAGTGGCCAGCAGCCCGGTTGCCGAGAGCAATTCTGCCCAGTTGCCTTCGGATAACGCCATCCCCGTGCCAACACCGCGCCCGATCGTGACGACACCGGTCGAAGAGGTGGCGAGTGCGTCGCAGCGGGATGTGGGGACAAGGCCGCAGGTGCCGGGCAGCAACGATAATGGTAACGGCGGCGGTGGTACCGACAATGCGGAGACTGCGGTTTCCGTGCTCTCGCCGAAGGAAAATTCCGGAGGCATTGGCTCCAGTGGGCCGAGGCTTACTGCATCGCGCGGGACACTCACCCGCAACGCTGACGGGACACTGAGCGGGACCGATGGTGACAACAACAGCTTCACCCTGCCGGCGCTGAGCGCGACCAGCGTCTTCACCGAGCGCAACGTTTCGGCCGCGGTCAACGGCACAGCCGTGAGCGGTACGGCCTATACCGGAAGCGGTGGTTTCTTCACCTATATGCTGACGGCCGGCAACGACGATCCCAAGGCCTTCTACGTCATCGGCGGCACGCCTGCCGATGCACGGGTAACACTCTCGACCGGGGAAATCCTGTCCTATGTGCTGGAACCGGATCTGCTTGCTGCGCTGACGAATGGCAGTGGCACAACGATCCCGTTCACCGGCAGTTTCGACGCGGGCAGCGACGCAGCCGTGGTGAGCGATCTTCTCATAAGCGGAGTGTCGGATACCAGTGACGGCGTCATAGGACGTGCGCTACAGGCATCGCTCGTCATCAGCGGCACTGGAGCCGGCCAGCAGAGTGCCATCAATGTCTTTAGCGGTAGCGTCGAGTCCTTGTCCGGCGGGGGATATGGCCTCGTTGCTTCGACAGCGGGATCGATCCGCACCAATGCAATCGAGCTCGCCGAGAACAGCCAGGGTCAGGCCGGGAGTATTGGCTCGACCGCCGGGAAGGATCACTTCCTCGGTTCAAACGGCGAGTATCTGGTGATCGGGTCGGGATCGATCGGCGCAACAGAATTCGGCGATCCTGCTCCCGCTTTTCAGGGCTACGAGCAGGTACATGTTGCGAGCCGTGACGACACGGCAACTGTTTCAGGCAGTCGCACATTCAGCGGGAATGTTGACGGCTTCTCCTCCGCCGTGATCCGGCAGTGGGGCAGCAACAATCTGACGCGCGGCAGCTTCAGCCTCAACTTCGACAATGCTGCGGGCACATTCACCGGGGGCATCAGCACGGGCGGCGGCAGCTACTTCGCCGAATTCTACGGAGAAGCCGACCGATCCTATTTGTCCGACCAAGTGATTGCCGGAACCAATTCAAAGGACGGCGCCTATATGGTGTCGTCTGCCGTGGTGCCGGCGAAGATCTTCAACAACAGTACCAGCTCCACAATCTGCAATGCCTGTGAATTCATGACCTGGGGCTGGTGGGGTCGCAATGTCTATGGCGAAGTCAACTACACGGTCCATCTCGGCAACTGGATCATCGGCAAACAGCCTGAGAACAGCGCCTTGCCGACCTCCGGCACCGCCACCTATAACGGCAATGCCGTAGGGACGGTCGTCAATGGCAGCGCCCAATATATCGCTACGGGGACAATGACCTCGACGATGGATTTCGGCGCGCGGTCAGGGACAGTTTCTGTGTCCAACTATGACAGCAAGAGCTTCAGCGCCGGGGTGAACTTCGGCAGCGGCGCGGCGACTTTCAGCGGCAACGTGACGAGCGGCGTTGCCTCGGGCAGCGTCACCGGCGCCTTCGCCGCCAACGGCACCGATCCCGTCAAGGGCATCATGGGCAACTTCACGGTAACGGACGGCAGCTGGGAGTCGACCGGGATCTTCGCAGGCAGCACGACAGGCGTCGTTCCGTGA
- a CDS encoding tetratricopeptide repeat protein translates to MTLPKSRETFSLATHNLSLALATFCVALSVGGALAQQSQNVAPRTGSASIDEVEAKREALFGRMMAAPDDLDTAFEYAALSSEAGDLEGAISTLERMLIYAPGLPRLQLELGVLYYRLGAYETARQYFDAAKSAGDMPPEVSAKVDQYLSAIDQRGAPSQFSGMIRTGIRYQSNANAGPGNSTVTLNGLSYTLDGLSVAGKDFNGFVNGGLRYRHDTDIQGLSLEAGLSGYAAGYRDRNTLNTAAVEAYAGPVFDLGRFGLDDRTLSVLLTTSGVLIEGDRYMASAGVSTTIDWQVTPVDSLSGSLQYRYEDFSNTKSRRTANLQSGHRFDGQFSWSHNLTEDFSLTGRILATRRDAEVGYLSSSELGGAISGTYRYAALIGDGPAWITGVEAAVAGRGYDDPDSMINSATRQRDTDFSLNLRQIVPFNERVALVAEAGYRKVWSNYDIKSFDNISLSIGIQSAF, encoded by the coding sequence ATGACGTTGCCGAAGAGCCGGGAGACTTTCTCTCTCGCTACCCATAATCTGAGCCTTGCACTTGCCACCTTTTGCGTGGCGTTGTCCGTGGGCGGAGCCCTGGCGCAGCAATCCCAAAACGTTGCGCCGCGGACGGGCAGCGCATCGATCGACGAGGTCGAGGCCAAGCGAGAAGCCTTGTTCGGCCGGATGATGGCAGCACCCGACGATCTCGACACCGCTTTCGAATATGCAGCGCTGTCCTCCGAGGCCGGCGATCTGGAAGGGGCGATCTCGACGCTCGAACGTATGCTGATCTACGCGCCCGGCCTGCCACGACTGCAGCTTGAGCTCGGCGTTCTCTATTATCGCCTCGGCGCCTACGAGACCGCGCGCCAGTATTTCGACGCGGCGAAGTCCGCAGGCGACATGCCACCGGAGGTCTCCGCCAAGGTCGATCAGTATCTTTCGGCCATCGACCAGCGCGGCGCCCCCTCGCAATTCTCCGGCATGATCAGGACCGGCATCCGGTATCAGAGCAATGCCAATGCGGGCCCGGGCAATTCGACGGTGACGCTGAATGGCCTGTCCTACACACTGGACGGCTTGAGCGTCGCCGGCAAGGACTTCAACGGCTTCGTCAATGGCGGGCTGCGCTATCGCCATGACACCGATATCCAGGGACTATCGCTGGAGGCAGGCCTTTCCGGCTATGCCGCCGGCTACCGCGACCGCAACACACTGAACACGGCTGCGGTCGAGGCCTATGCCGGCCCGGTCTTCGATCTTGGACGTTTCGGGCTCGACGACCGGACGCTCTCCGTCCTCCTGACCACCAGCGGCGTGCTGATCGAGGGCGACCGGTATATGGCATCCGCGGGGGTCTCGACGACGATCGACTGGCAGGTGACACCGGTCGACAGTCTTTCGGGCAGCCTGCAATACCGCTACGAGGATTTTTCCAACACCAAGTCCCGCCGGACCGCAAATCTGCAGAGCGGCCATCGTTTCGATGGCCAGTTTTCCTGGTCGCACAATCTCACTGAAGACTTCAGCCTGACGGGGCGCATTCTTGCGACCCGGCGCGACGCGGAGGTGGGTTACCTGTCCTCCAGCGAACTGGGCGGGGCGATCTCCGGTACCTATCGCTATGCCGCCCTTATCGGCGACGGGCCGGCCTGGATCACCGGGGTGGAAGCGGCCGTCGCCGGACGCGGCTACGACGATCCCGACAGCATGATCAATTCGGCGACGCGTCAGCGAGACACCGACTTCAGCCTCAACCTGCGCCAGATCGTGCCGTTCAACGAGCGCGTGGCGCTCGTCGCAGAGGCCGGCTACCGCAAGGTCTGGTCGAACTATGACATCAAGAGCTTTGACAACATCTCGCTGTCGATCGGCATCCAGTCCGCGTTCTAG
- a CDS encoding CHASE2 domain-containing protein yields the protein MTKAAGGLRPEQRQGRPTSRRLSSSQRRKFGVVLVGLAALMMVILGHAAFSSQAFRLTALVFDTYQVMKPRDATDPPVAVIDIDEVSIGKLGQWPWSRGTVAEMVTKASGLGAAAIGFDIVFSEPDRTAPARLVEAMRRQGIAIDIGADLPDPDAQLADAVASNAVALGIALSNETTAPVPEPKAGFSFLGPDPRARLTPYSGALSNLSALTERATAMGYFSFPPTPDNIIRTFPLVSMSGDRLYPALSIEALRIAQEEGSFILRSAGAEDGSAFTDLRVGALDVPLSADGEIWIYYSGLPNMPVISAADLFDPEKAETLAGLIQGRIMLVGTSAVGLRDIVATPVDPAMPGVKVHAEIIDQIASGVFLQRPDWIMGAERAAAVIVGLILLTVLATAAPAVSVVTGLLLAGLVASGSWLAFSRAFTLFDPLLPLFALGAVLLTALPLLLMLTHREKRFVRESFGRYLSPTLVERLSENPEGLTLGGEDRELTILFSDIRGFTGLSEKLTPTELTGLLNNFLTPMTDVLLEREATIDKYIGDAIMAFWNAPLDIAEHPQKACLAALDMVSALDRLNRESGMNLKIGIGLNSGMACVGNLGSDQRFSYSCLGDSVNLASRVEGMTKLYEVSILVTEDVRARTKGLVFAEVDRVRVVGRQAPVTLHALLGAADAKSSDQADLLQAHAAFIAAWQAGDLGTARNLLKDLLTLPQNTLSGTHRLYSERLAMLPETAPEDWDGVFTASRK from the coding sequence GTGACCAAGGCAGCCGGAGGCCTGCGCCCCGAACAGAGACAAGGGCGGCCGACATCACGCCGCCTGTCTTCCTCGCAGCGCCGCAAGTTCGGCGTCGTGCTGGTCGGCCTTGCAGCGCTCATGATGGTCATTCTCGGCCACGCAGCTTTCTCCTCCCAGGCCTTTCGGCTCACGGCGCTGGTCTTCGACACCTATCAGGTGATGAAACCGCGTGACGCGACTGATCCACCGGTTGCGGTCATCGACATCGACGAAGTGTCGATCGGCAAGCTCGGACAATGGCCCTGGTCGCGCGGCACTGTGGCCGAGATGGTGACCAAGGCAAGCGGTCTTGGCGCGGCAGCCATCGGCTTCGACATCGTGTTTTCCGAGCCGGACCGGACGGCACCGGCGCGGCTCGTCGAGGCGATGCGGCGCCAGGGGATCGCCATCGACATCGGCGCCGACCTGCCGGACCCGGACGCCCAGCTGGCCGACGCGGTCGCCTCGAACGCCGTGGCGCTCGGGATCGCGCTCAGCAACGAGACCACCGCGCCGGTACCGGAGCCGAAGGCGGGGTTCTCGTTTCTCGGACCTGATCCGCGGGCGCGGCTCACACCCTATTCAGGCGCCTTGTCCAACCTCTCCGCGTTGACCGAACGCGCAACCGCAATGGGCTATTTTTCCTTCCCGCCGACGCCTGACAACATCATCCGCACCTTTCCACTCGTCTCCATGAGCGGCGACCGGCTCTACCCGGCCCTTTCGATCGAGGCGCTGAGGATCGCACAAGAGGAGGGCTCCTTCATCCTGCGCTCCGCAGGCGCGGAAGACGGCTCGGCCTTCACCGACTTGAGGGTCGGTGCGCTCGATGTGCCGCTCTCGGCCGACGGCGAGATCTGGATCTACTATTCCGGCCTTCCGAACATGCCGGTGATTTCCGCCGCCGATCTCTTCGATCCGGAGAAGGCCGAAACATTGGCAGGGCTGATCCAGGGACGCATCATGCTGGTCGGCACAAGTGCGGTGGGACTGCGCGATATCGTGGCGACCCCGGTCGACCCCGCCATGCCGGGCGTCAAGGTGCATGCCGAGATCATCGACCAGATCGCCAGCGGGGTATTCCTTCAGCGGCCCGACTGGATCATGGGGGCAGAACGGGCGGCAGCTGTTATCGTCGGCCTGATCCTGCTGACGGTCCTTGCAACAGCCGCGCCGGCCGTTTCGGTGGTGACGGGCCTGCTGCTGGCCGGACTTGTCGCCAGCGGATCCTGGCTTGCCTTTTCCCGGGCGTTCACGCTTTTCGATCCGTTGCTACCACTTTTCGCCCTCGGCGCGGTGTTGCTGACAGCGTTGCCGCTGCTCCTGATGCTCACCCATCGGGAGAAACGCTTCGTACGTGAAAGCTTCGGCCGCTATCTGTCGCCGACCCTGGTCGAACGCCTGTCTGAAAACCCAGAAGGTCTTACGCTGGGCGGCGAGGACCGCGAACTCACGATTCTCTTTTCCGACATCAGAGGCTTTACCGGCCTCTCCGAAAAATTGACGCCGACCGAGCTCACCGGGCTGCTCAACAACTTCCTGACGCCCATGACCGACGTGCTTTTGGAGCGCGAGGCGACGATCGACAAATATATCGGCGATGCGATCATGGCCTTCTGGAACGCGCCGCTCGACATTGCGGAGCATCCGCAGAAGGCGTGTCTGGCGGCGCTCGACATGGTCTCAGCCCTCGACCGGCTCAACCGCGAGAGCGGCATGAACCTCAAGATCGGCATAGGTCTCAACTCCGGCATGGCCTGTGTCGGCAATCTCGGCTCCGACCAACGCTTCAGCTATTCCTGCCTCGGCGACAGCGTCAATCTTGCGTCGCGCGTCGAGGGCATGACCAAGCTTTACGAGGTCTCGATCCTGGTGACGGAGGATGTCAGAGCGCGGACGAAAGGGCTGGTCTTCGCCGAAGTCGACCGGGTGCGTGTCGTGGGGCGGCAGGCGCCGGTGACGCTGCATGCGCTGCTCGGTGCCGCCGATGCGAAGAGCTCGGATCAGGCTGATCTGCTACAAGCCCACGCGGCTTTCATCGCTGCCTGGCAGGCGGGCGATCTCGGAACTGCACGCAACCTGCTGAAAGACCTCCTGACACTGCCGCAGAACACGCTCTCCGGCACGCACAGGCTCTACAGTGAGCGGCTCGCCATGCTACCAGAAACCGCTCCAGAAGACTGGGATGGCGTGTTTACCGCGAGCCGCAAGTAA